A genomic stretch from Chitinophaga agri includes:
- a CDS encoding 2'-5' RNA ligase family protein, with product MTFERNERPRRPYSPPGTEKDQDPNKERPSGYFKPDYNNEREGRPGGYRDREDRPFNSDRDGGYNRGDRDGGGGGYRPRDNGGYGDRDGGGGGYNRGGGYGDRDGGGYGNRGGGGYGDRDGGGGGYNRGGGGYGGGDRDGGGGYNRGGGGGGYDRGGGGGGYDRGGGGGGYNRGGGGGGYDRGGGGGGYNRGGGGGGYDRGGGGGGYNRGGGGGGYDRGGGGGGYNRGGGGGGGFNRGGGQRGGPRGGGQRRPFEPKPDNKIYFIALLPTAEVGKEIIKIKQEFAEKYGPMYALKVLPHITLQVPFTADPALEKAFCDELAEFAKTQAPFEVSLNGFGTFPNKQNRVLFINVEKSETMGALHRQLINFLRKEFGFSTMLARTGFTPHVTVAFKDLEDAQFEKAWPEYENKEYQATFKVNNLYFLRHNGKSWEVLQKCKLGGA from the coding sequence ATGACTTTTGAGAGAAACGAACGCCCCCGCAGGCCCTACTCTCCACCTGGTACAGAAAAAGACCAAGATCCCAATAAGGAGAGACCAAGCGGCTACTTTAAACCCGATTATAATAACGAAAGGGAGGGCAGACCTGGTGGATACCGGGACAGAGAAGACAGACCTTTTAATTCTGATCGTGACGGTGGTTATAACCGCGGGGATCGTGATGGTGGCGGTGGCGGATATCGCCCACGCGATAATGGTGGCTATGGTGACCGCGATGGCGGTGGCGGTGGTTACAATCGTGGTGGTGGATACGGCGACCGTGATGGTGGCGGATACGGCAACCGTGGTGGCGGTGGTTACGGCGATCGCGATGGCGGTGGTGGTGGCTACAATCGTGGCGGTGGCGGATACGGCGGCGGTGATCGTGATGGTGGCGGAGGCTACAATCGCGGTGGCGGCGGTGGTGGTTACGATCGCGGCGGTGGCGGCGGTGGTTACGATCGCGGCGGTGGTGGCGGAGGCTACAATCGCGGCGGCGGTGGTGGTGGTTACGACCGCGGTGGCGGTGGTGGCGGCTACAATCGTGGCGGCGGCGGTGGTGGTTATGACCGCGGTGGCGGTGGTGGCGGCTACAATCGCGGTGGCGGTGGTGGTGGTTACGATCGCGGCGGTGGCGGCGGTGGTTACAACCGTGGCGGCGGCGGTGGCGGCGGCTTTAACCGTGGTGGTGGCCAACGTGGCGGCCCTCGTGGTGGCGGCCAGCGTAGACCATTTGAACCAAAACCAGACAATAAGATCTATTTTATCGCCTTACTCCCTACAGCTGAAGTAGGTAAGGAGATCATCAAAATAAAACAGGAATTCGCTGAAAAGTACGGCCCGATGTATGCGCTGAAAGTATTGCCGCATATTACCCTGCAGGTACCTTTCACAGCTGATCCTGCACTGGAAAAAGCTTTCTGTGATGAACTGGCTGAATTTGCCAAAACACAGGCGCCGTTTGAGGTTTCCCTCAATGGTTTCGGTACCTTCCCTAATAAACAGAACCGCGTTCTGTTCATCAATGTAGAGAAGAGCGAAACAATGGGTGCCCTGCACAGACAGCTGATCAACTTCCTGCGTAAGGAGTTTGGCTTCAGTACAATGCTGGCCCGTACCGGTTTCACTCCGCATGTGACAGTTGCTTTCAAAGACCTGGAAGATGCGCAGTTCGAAAAGGCATGGCCTGAATACGAAAACAAGGAATATCAAGCCACCTTTAAGGTGAATAACCTGTACTTCCTCCGTCATAATGGTAAATCCTGGGAAGTTCTGCAGAAATGCAAACTGGGAGGAGCCTGA
- a CDS encoding FecR family protein, producing the protein MSYTFEHIETLIVRSLESSLGAAEQAELDSWLKEDDANRRYYQELRKTWELTNSNDDDITPDIDANWAAFNRKRQTTGNQDTQPQQLTVVRSYRGFIRAAAAVLLLGGAVTAYFLLTSPEQITVQTAANETNIIVLPDGSKAFINKGSSLRYAKHFNDGERSIHLDGEAFFDVVKDDAHPFVVYTSQTRTQVLGTTFDVKAYAEQPAEVFVLSGKVAVSAGEEKQTDQIVLTEGRKATLGERQQLSEDAIANHDFMAWKDNIMVFNDEPVSHVISKVEALYGINIVADENVAGLTIKTRLTPGQPLDQVLEIIARTANVSWTKDGDTYRLGKAATNQ; encoded by the coding sequence ATGTCATACACCTTTGAGCATATAGAAACGTTAATTGTGCGCTCGCTTGAAAGCAGCCTTGGGGCCGCTGAACAAGCGGAACTGGATAGCTGGCTGAAGGAGGATGACGCTAACCGCCGCTACTACCAGGAACTGCGTAAAACATGGGAACTTACCAACAGTAATGACGACGATATCACTCCTGATATTGACGCTAACTGGGCGGCGTTCAACCGTAAACGGCAGACGACTGGCAACCAGGATACGCAGCCGCAGCAGCTGACCGTTGTCAGAAGTTACCGCGGTTTCATTCGTGCAGCAGCCGCTGTTTTGCTTTTAGGCGGAGCGGTAACAGCTTACTTCCTGTTAACAAGTCCTGAGCAGATCACCGTACAGACAGCGGCGAATGAAACGAATATCATCGTATTACCAGACGGCTCAAAAGCCTTCATTAATAAAGGGAGCAGCCTTCGTTACGCCAAACATTTTAATGATGGCGAAAGATCGATCCATCTGGATGGGGAAGCCTTCTTTGACGTAGTGAAAGATGATGCACATCCTTTTGTCGTGTACACATCACAAACCAGGACCCAGGTGCTGGGTACTACTTTCGATGTGAAAGCCTATGCGGAACAGCCAGCCGAAGTATTTGTTCTAAGTGGAAAAGTAGCTGTATCAGCAGGAGAGGAAAAGCAGACGGACCAGATTGTGCTGACAGAAGGTCGCAAAGCGACACTTGGTGAAAGGCAACAGTTATCAGAAGACGCTATTGCCAATCATGACTTCATGGCCTGGAAGGATAATATCATGGTGTTCAACGACGAGCCTGTGAGCCATGTGATCAGCAAGGTGGAAGCCCTGTATGGCATCAATATCGTAGCAGATGAGAATGTCGCGGGATTGACTATCAAGACAAGGCTTACACCTGGTCAGCCACTGGATCAAGTGCTGGAGATCATTGCCAGAACGGCAAATGTAAGCTGGACAAAAGATGGAGATACCTACCGGTTGGGAAAAGCAGCGACTAATCAATGA
- a CDS encoding RNA polymerase sigma-70 factor: protein MQASYIAAFSGTSSSFVNRNKDRAYFCTMPENAQLLELLQENEEAFMEALFKTYFSFVCKTIYRIVQDNATAEDLAQDVFIKIWNRRSELHQVYFKAYLQRAGINMALDYLDKNKRKGVHMPIEEYMEPVQAAPVGQSLQQTTRHIQQAIDKLPEKCREIFILSRYEELSYREIASTLNISVKTVENQMMTALKKLRVSLQDYLQVMVLFLAGSAIYPLLLQF, encoded by the coding sequence ATGCAGGCTAGCTATATAGCAGCATTTTCAGGTACTTCGAGCAGTTTTGTGAACAGGAATAAGGACAGAGCCTATTTTTGCACTATGCCCGAAAATGCACAACTACTAGAACTTTTACAGGAAAATGAAGAAGCCTTCATGGAGGCTCTTTTCAAGACCTACTTTTCATTCGTCTGTAAGACCATTTACCGCATTGTACAGGATAATGCTACGGCGGAAGATCTTGCACAAGACGTGTTCATCAAGATCTGGAACCGGCGCTCAGAGCTGCATCAGGTCTATTTTAAAGCATATTTGCAGAGAGCAGGGATCAATATGGCACTGGATTATCTTGATAAAAATAAGCGTAAAGGCGTTCATATGCCTATAGAGGAATATATGGAACCCGTCCAGGCAGCTCCCGTTGGTCAGAGTCTACAGCAAACCACCCGGCATATTCAGCAGGCGATCGATAAACTACCGGAAAAATGCAGAGAGATCTTCATTCTCAGCCGTTACGAGGAACTATCCTATCGCGAAATTGCCAGTACGCTGAACATATCTGTCAAGACGGTTGAAAATCAGATGATGACGGCCCTTAAAAAGCTTCGGGTATCGCTGCAGGATTATTTGCAGGTAATGGTCCTGTTTCTGGCAGGCAGCGCTATTTATCCTTTACTTTTACAATTTTAA
- a CDS encoding head GIN domain-containing protein has translation MKKWNYKGGLSIRWSTITWELLLLAIFNFVLTSCDKEFISGSGVIVTETRTVAAFTDINAEGPFHIHLRQGTDGPVEITADDNLMRVIDTYVSGNTLRIRIKKDVRLRAVGNIDIYLQSAKYYSVVFAGAGSVESLDTLRSPNFTYRTDGSGNARFRIVTDRLDTEINGSGDLQLLGSATSFDSQISGSGNVSGLDLLCQDVTVAVKGSGNHTLSVSHSLDVSIRGSGDVRYKGNPSITKDIQGSGRVIKL, from the coding sequence ATGAAAAAATGGAACTATAAAGGCGGTTTATCTATCAGATGGAGCACCATTACCTGGGAGCTTCTCCTCCTCGCCATATTCAATTTTGTCCTGACTTCGTGCGATAAAGAATTCATCTCCGGCTCAGGTGTTATTGTCACAGAAACCAGAACGGTCGCTGCATTTACCGATATTAATGCGGAAGGTCCATTCCATATACATTTAAGACAAGGTACTGACGGTCCTGTAGAGATAACCGCTGACGATAATCTGATGCGGGTGATTGATACATACGTCAGTGGTAATACCCTGCGTATCCGCATTAAAAAAGACGTGAGACTCCGTGCCGTGGGTAATATCGATATCTATCTGCAGTCAGCGAAGTATTACAGCGTTGTTTTTGCAGGTGCTGGTAGTGTGGAAAGCCTGGATACACTTCGCTCACCAAACTTCACCTACAGAACGGACGGCAGTGGTAACGCACGTTTCAGAATAGTTACAGACAGACTGGACACAGAGATAAACGGCAGCGGAGACCTGCAGTTATTGGGTAGTGCTACTTCATTCGACAGTCAGATCAGTGGGAGCGGGAATGTCAGCGGCCTGGATCTTCTTTGTCAGGATGTTACAGTCGCTGTTAAAGGGTCGGGCAATCATACCCTCAGCGTATCACATTCACTGGATGTCAGCATACGGGGTAGCGGGGATGTCAGGTATAAGGGCAATCCCTCCATCACGAAAGATATACAGGGCTCAGGAAGGGTCATCAAATTATAA
- a CDS encoding carboxypeptidase regulatory-like domain-containing protein has product MKKVSVSILALVMTVITITIFSFRSMDGGAITGKVLPLDGASLAWAISGADTLKADVLDGTFNVQGAKAGIYTVIVNAKTPFKSVTLSDVRVEEGRVTDLGEIKLEQ; this is encoded by the coding sequence ATGAAAAAAGTCAGCGTAAGCATATTAGCCCTTGTAATGACTGTCATTACAATTACAATCTTCTCCTTCCGCAGTATGGATGGAGGCGCTATCACTGGTAAAGTTTTACCACTTGATGGAGCAAGTTTAGCCTGGGCCATTAGTGGTGCAGACACGCTTAAAGCAGATGTATTGGATGGCACATTCAATGTACAGGGGGCAAAGGCAGGCATCTACACTGTGATCGTCAATGCAAAAACACCCTTTAAAAGTGTGACGCTGAGCGACGTAAGAGTAGAGGAAGGTAGGGTGACTGACCTGGGCGAAATCAAGTTAGAACAATAA
- a CDS encoding 2-oxoacid:acceptor oxidoreductase subunit alpha produces MSNTSVQQIEDVVIKFAGDSGDGMQLTGTQFSNNTALIGNDLSTFPDFPAEIRAPQGTLAGVSGFQLHFSSNRIFTPGDACDVLVAMNAAALKANLKGLKKGGIIIANTDGFDSKNLRLANYPDGVNPLEDGSLQSYQLHTMDVTKMTREALKEVNLGMKEKDRAKNMFVLGFLYWLYDRSMESTENFLNEKFGKKPEILDSNLKALRAGYNFAETVEAFSTRFRVEKARMEPGTYRSITGNTALAYGLIAASQKANLPLFLGTYPITPASDILHELSRYKNFGIRTFQAEDEIAGITSAIGASYGGHMGVTTTSGPGMALKGEAMGLAVMLEIPLLIVNIQRGGPSTGLPTKTEQSDLLQAYYGRNGECPMPIVSASTPSDCFSAVFEAFRISIAHMTPVIFLSDGYIANGAEPWRFPQSKDLPAIPVTFKKGLKENEEHFLPYHRDENLVRPWAVPGTPGLEHRIGGLEKQNITGNVSYDPENHQLMVRIRQEKVDKIADHIPPQTIELGPEKGKVLVLGWGSTYGAIKSAVLELLAEGHEVAHAHIRYLRPFPKNLAEILHSYDKVLIPEINNGQLIKIIREQFLIDAVGYNKIMGVPITKGELVIKIKEMLQQ; encoded by the coding sequence ATGTCAAATACTTCGGTTCAACAGATAGAAGATGTAGTGATAAAATTTGCCGGCGACAGTGGAGACGGTATGCAGCTGACTGGTACCCAGTTTTCCAATAACACTGCGTTAATCGGCAATGACCTGAGCACATTTCCGGACTTTCCGGCAGAAATACGCGCCCCACAAGGTACCCTTGCAGGGGTGAGCGGCTTCCAGCTGCACTTCTCTTCTAATCGTATTTTTACTCCCGGTGATGCCTGTGATGTACTGGTAGCGATGAATGCTGCTGCGTTAAAAGCTAACCTGAAAGGTCTTAAAAAAGGCGGTATCATTATCGCTAATACAGACGGGTTTGATTCCAAAAACCTGCGCCTCGCCAACTATCCTGATGGCGTAAATCCGCTGGAAGATGGCTCTCTGCAGTCATACCAGCTGCATACCATGGACGTGACCAAAATGACCCGTGAGGCACTCAAGGAAGTGAACCTGGGTATGAAGGAGAAAGACCGTGCAAAGAATATGTTCGTGCTGGGCTTCCTCTATTGGTTATATGACCGTAGTATGGAAAGTACAGAGAACTTCCTCAACGAAAAATTCGGTAAGAAGCCAGAGATCCTCGACAGTAACCTGAAGGCATTACGCGCAGGCTATAACTTTGCTGAGACAGTAGAAGCATTCAGCACCCGTTTCCGTGTGGAAAAAGCACGTATGGAACCAGGTACCTACCGCAGCATCACTGGTAATACTGCCCTGGCATATGGCCTGATCGCCGCCAGCCAGAAGGCTAACCTGCCACTGTTCCTGGGTACTTATCCGATCACGCCGGCTTCCGATATCCTGCATGAGCTGAGCCGTTACAAGAACTTTGGCATCCGTACTTTCCAGGCGGAAGATGAGATCGCAGGTATTACATCTGCTATTGGTGCTTCCTATGGCGGGCACATGGGGGTTACTACTACCTCTGGTCCTGGTATGGCACTGAAGGGAGAAGCCATGGGACTGGCAGTGATGCTGGAAATACCACTGCTTATCGTGAACATTCAGCGCGGTGGTCCTTCTACCGGTTTGCCAACCAAAACTGAACAGTCTGACCTGTTACAGGCCTATTACGGTCGTAATGGTGAGTGTCCAATGCCAATCGTCTCTGCTTCTACACCGTCTGATTGTTTCAGCGCAGTTTTTGAAGCATTTCGTATTTCTATTGCACACATGACACCAGTGATCTTCCTGAGTGATGGTTATATTGCAAATGGTGCTGAACCATGGCGTTTCCCGCAAAGCAAAGATCTGCCTGCTATTCCGGTTACTTTCAAAAAGGGGCTGAAAGAAAATGAAGAACATTTCCTGCCTTATCACCGTGATGAAAACCTCGTTCGTCCGTGGGCTGTGCCAGGTACACCTGGACTGGAGCACCGTATTGGTGGCCTGGAAAAACAGAATATTACCGGTAACGTAAGTTACGATCCGGAAAACCACCAGTTAATGGTGCGTATCCGTCAGGAAAAAGTAGACAAGATCGCCGATCATATACCACCACAAACGATCGAACTGGGTCCTGAAAAAGGTAAGGTCCTGGTACTGGGATGGGGTTCTACCTATGGTGCTATCAAGAGTGCTGTACTCGAACTGCTGGCAGAAGGTCATGAGGTAGCACATGCGCACATCAGATACCTCCGTCCGTTCCCTAAAAATCTGGCGGAAATCCTGCATAGCTATGATAAAGTACTGATCCCTGAGATCAACAACGGTCAGCTGATCAAGATCATTCGTGAACAGTTCCTGATCGATGCAGTTGGTTACAATAAAATAATGGGAGTACCTATTACTAAAGGGGAATTGGTAATCAAGATTAAAGAGATGCTGCAGCAATAA
- a CDS encoding DUF6134 family protein: protein MKGAIWSTLFICLFMLNSALLHAQTHNYEIRFSNHVIGNVTAHCKVNGAARNISIKSNVDMKLLARFNLDISCDFDNNILIRSKVIKSSGKDGDNKTIITQREAKSYSVVLNGQKSVLNTAEIIHSVGEMYFMEPRQITKIFSETLGVFLTLNSLGNGLYELLLPEGKKNVYKYEKGTLVQVEVSQTLGKAYIIRVS, encoded by the coding sequence ATGAAAGGCGCCATCTGGTCTACACTGTTTATCTGCCTGTTTATGTTGAACAGTGCATTGTTACACGCCCAAACGCACAATTACGAAATACGTTTCAGTAATCACGTTATCGGTAACGTGACCGCGCATTGTAAAGTGAACGGAGCTGCCCGCAATATTTCTATCAAAAGTAATGTGGATATGAAATTGCTTGCCAGGTTCAATCTGGATATCTCCTGCGATTTTGATAATAATATCCTTATCAGGTCCAAAGTCATCAAAAGTAGCGGTAAGGACGGAGACAACAAGACTATTATCACACAACGGGAAGCTAAAAGCTATTCTGTTGTACTGAACGGTCAGAAGAGCGTACTGAATACTGCTGAGATCATACATTCGGTAGGTGAAATGTACTTTATGGAGCCCCGGCAGATCACGAAGATCTTTTCTGAGACCTTGGGCGTCTTTCTGACGCTTAATTCTCTCGGGAATGGATTGTATGAGCTGTTACTTCCGGAGGGCAAAAAAAACGTCTATAAATACGAAAAGGGGACATTGGTACAGGTGGAGGTGTCACAAACTTTAGGTAAAGCATATATCATAAGGGTTAGCTGA
- a CDS encoding Gfo/Idh/MocA family protein gives MQRISMLGSGFIGRFYADSLQGQRSRDKIVSIYSRREESAKKFADDYNVGHWTTDMEASIAHPDVNVVCISLPNNLHEAAVALCCKHKKGVICTKPLGRNAEEAKRMLEMVEAAGIFNGYLEDLVYTPKFLKALDSVQSGALGRILWAKSRETHPGPHSEWFWDKEQAGGGCMLDLGCHCVEIARSFIGKDIKPVEVMCWADTQVKPIDAEDHAIGLVKYENGAIGQFEVSWTFRGGLDLRDEVMGTEGTIWLNSFLRTGFDMFTTGKGADYVAEKAESNSGWLFPVGDELNELGYNHMFADMFNAIENNRPARETFYDGYVVNAVLDAAYRSAASKQWEPVKLDIWRGQTGLTKPQTLVDYDADHYLVKEEMTHFGAKKLILKEKKSGQIIERVL, from the coding sequence ATGCAACGTATTTCCATGTTAGGTTCCGGCTTCATTGGCCGCTTTTATGCAGACTCGTTACAGGGACAGAGAAGCCGGGACAAGATTGTCAGTATCTATTCGCGCAGAGAAGAAAGTGCAAAGAAATTCGCAGATGATTATAATGTGGGGCACTGGACGACCGATATGGAAGCATCAATTGCCCATCCGGATGTGAATGTAGTTTGTATCTCCCTACCTAATAATCTGCATGAAGCAGCGGTAGCACTCTGCTGTAAACACAAAAAAGGTGTTATCTGTACCAAGCCGCTGGGCCGTAATGCAGAAGAGGCGAAGCGCATGCTGGAAATGGTGGAAGCTGCTGGTATTTTCAACGGTTACCTGGAAGACCTGGTATATACGCCAAAATTCCTGAAGGCGCTGGATAGCGTGCAGAGTGGCGCATTAGGACGTATCCTATGGGCTAAATCCAGGGAAACACATCCTGGTCCGCACAGTGAGTGGTTCTGGGATAAAGAACAGGCAGGCGGTGGTTGTATGCTGGACCTGGGTTGCCATTGCGTGGAGATTGCGCGTAGCTTCATCGGAAAGGATATTAAACCGGTGGAAGTAATGTGCTGGGCGGATACACAGGTAAAACCTATTGACGCAGAAGATCATGCTATTGGCCTGGTCAAATACGAGAACGGTGCTATCGGCCAGTTCGAAGTAAGCTGGACCTTCCGTGGCGGACTGGATCTCAGGGATGAGGTAATGGGAACAGAAGGAACCATATGGCTGAATAGCTTCCTTCGTACAGGTTTTGACATGTTCACTACGGGGAAGGGAGCCGACTATGTGGCAGAGAAGGCAGAAAGCAATAGCGGCTGGTTATTCCCTGTTGGAGATGAGCTGAATGAACTAGGCTATAATCACATGTTTGCTGATATGTTCAATGCAATTGAAAACAACCGGCCGGCACGTGAAACTTTCTATGATGGCTATGTGGTAAATGCCGTACTTGACGCAGCTTACCGTAGCGCTGCCAGCAAACAATGGGAACCTGTAAAACTGGATATCTGGCGTGGACAAACCGGCTTAACTAAGCCACAGACACTGGTGGATTACGATGCAGATCATTACCTGGTGAAAGAAGAAATGACCCACTTTGGTGCAAAAAAACTGATACTGAAAGAGAAGAAAAGCGGCCAGATCATTGAGCGGGTATTATAA
- a CDS encoding MFS transporter gives MKPGTRLQLSIMMFLEFFTWGAWFVTLGTFLANNLSASGLETASVFSTQSYGAIIAPFIIGMIADKYFNAEKILGILHLLGAVLMFQMYRAESVSVFYPYVFAYMVGYMPTLALVNSISFRQMKNPEKEFSTIRVWGTVGWIVAGFSISYIFHWDSKEGIAAGMLKNTFAMGAISSLLLGLLSFTLPKTPPVKDKSQKDSISSILGLDAIKLLKSRNFLIFFISSILICIPLAFYYQNAHNFLEQSGLENSSGKMIIGQVSEALFILLIPVFFNRYGFKKTIMVGMIAWAVRYLLFAYGNADNLSFMLIIGIALHGICYDFFFVSGQIYTDAQAGEKYKSAAQGLVTLATYGVGMLIGFWVAGFITDYYTTNPVDNFWRHVWVIPSGIAVVVWLLFMVSFRDTKKEVIA, from the coding sequence ATGAAACCAGGTACTCGCTTACAGTTGTCTATCATGATGTTCCTCGAATTTTTCACATGGGGAGCATGGTTTGTGACATTGGGAACATTTCTTGCAAATAACTTGTCTGCTTCCGGTCTGGAAACAGCCAGCGTGTTTTCAACACAGTCCTACGGCGCGATCATTGCCCCGTTTATTATTGGAATGATCGCTGACAAATACTTCAACGCTGAAAAAATCCTGGGTATCCTCCACCTGCTTGGCGCAGTGCTGATGTTCCAGATGTATCGTGCGGAAAGTGTGAGCGTATTTTATCCTTATGTATTTGCCTACATGGTAGGTTATATGCCTACACTGGCGCTGGTAAACTCTATCTCCTTCCGCCAGATGAAGAATCCTGAAAAAGAATTCTCTACTATTCGTGTATGGGGCACAGTAGGTTGGATCGTCGCTGGTTTCTCTATCAGCTATATTTTCCATTGGGATTCTAAAGAAGGTATTGCCGCCGGCATGCTGAAAAACACATTCGCAATGGGAGCAATTTCGTCCCTGCTGCTCGGTTTACTCAGTTTTACATTACCTAAAACGCCTCCTGTTAAAGATAAAAGTCAGAAAGACAGTATCAGTTCCATTCTCGGTCTTGATGCCATCAAACTGCTGAAGAGCAGGAACTTCCTTATTTTCTTTATCTCTTCCATCCTTATCTGTATTCCGCTGGCATTCTATTATCAGAACGCGCATAATTTCCTGGAACAGTCTGGCCTGGAGAATTCATCCGGTAAAATGATCATTGGTCAGGTATCAGAAGCATTATTTATACTCCTGATCCCTGTGTTCTTTAACCGTTACGGTTTTAAGAAAACCATCATGGTAGGTATGATTGCCTGGGCTGTACGTTACCTGTTATTTGCTTATGGCAATGCGGACAATCTTTCGTTCATGCTGATCATCGGTATCGCATTACATGGCATCTGTTATGACTTCTTCTTCGTATCTGGTCAGATCTATACAGATGCTCAGGCAGGAGAAAAATACAAAAGTGCGGCACAGGGTCTTGTTACCCTTGCCACCTATGGTGTAGGTATGCTGATAGGATTCTGGGTAGCAGGTTTCATTACGGACTACTACACCACTAACCCTGTTGATAATTTCTGGAGACATGTATGGGTGATCCCATCCGGTATCGCTGTTGTTGTATGGCTCCTGTTCATGGTATCTTTCCGTGACACCAAAAAAGAAGTCATCGCATAA
- a CDS encoding YqjF family protein — translation MAKPFLTAAWRNLLMVNFEADPAVLQPLVPYNTELDTWNNTLYVSLVGFLFQNTRVMGLSLPFHRDFEEVNLRFYVRYKEDGIWKRGVVFVKEIVPKRMITFVANTIYKEKYATHPMRHRWGHTADNLLEVNYEWKVNQEWNYLKATAEKEAQPIPPGSEAEFITDHYWGYTQMAAARTGEYQVTHPQWRTHRITDYSYHCDTAALYGPAFVPMLQQQPVSALLAEGSAISVMPKKLL, via the coding sequence ATGGCAAAACCTTTTTTAACAGCTGCATGGCGCAATCTCCTCATGGTCAACTTCGAGGCCGATCCTGCTGTGCTGCAACCACTGGTACCCTACAATACAGAACTGGACACATGGAACAATACCCTGTATGTCAGTCTGGTGGGCTTCCTCTTTCAGAATACCCGCGTAATGGGCCTCTCCCTCCCCTTCCATCGCGACTTCGAAGAGGTAAACCTTCGTTTCTATGTACGCTACAAAGAAGACGGTATATGGAAAAGAGGTGTTGTATTCGTCAAAGAGATCGTTCCAAAACGAATGATCACCTTCGTTGCCAATACGATCTATAAGGAAAAATATGCAACGCATCCTATGCGCCATCGATGGGGACATACAGCAGACAACCTACTGGAAGTCAACTATGAATGGAAAGTAAACCAGGAGTGGAACTATCTAAAAGCTACTGCTGAAAAAGAAGCCCAGCCTATACCACCAGGCAGTGAAGCTGAGTTCATCACCGACCATTACTGGGGTTATACGCAAATGGCCGCTGCGCGTACCGGCGAATACCAGGTGACACACCCCCAATGGAGAACACATCGCATCACCGACTATAGTTATCATTGTGACACCGCGGCACTATACGGACCGGCATTCGTTCCCATGTTGCAGCAGCAACCGGTTTCCGCATTACTGGCAGAAGGCTCCGCTATCAGTGTCATGCCTAAAAAATTACTGTAA
- the nth gene encoding endonuclease III: protein MTKKERFAFVLRYFEEHAPNAETELIYDNPYQLLVAVILSAQCTDKRVNMTTPAIFSQYPDVEALSHATFDDLFPLIRSISYPNNKTRHLIGMAQMVVEDFNGEIPATVEQLVKLPGVGRKTANVITSVVHQQPNMAVDTHVFRVSARIGLTTNATTPLQTEKQLLKYIPKEKVHIAHHWLILHGRYICVARSPKCEECGLRPVCKYYQSLIRSN from the coding sequence ATGACAAAGAAAGAGCGCTTTGCCTTTGTTCTCAGGTACTTCGAAGAACATGCTCCCAATGCGGAGACCGAGCTGATTTACGATAATCCTTATCAACTGCTGGTAGCGGTGATCCTGTCGGCCCAATGCACCGATAAACGTGTCAATATGACGACACCTGCTATCTTCAGCCAATATCCTGATGTAGAAGCCCTCAGCCACGCCACGTTTGATGATCTTTTTCCCCTGATACGCAGCATCAGCTATCCGAACAATAAAACCAGGCATCTGATCGGTATGGCACAGATGGTAGTTGAAGACTTTAACGGGGAAATACCCGCTACTGTAGAGCAACTGGTCAAACTACCTGGTGTAGGCCGTAAAACAGCCAATGTCATCACTTCCGTTGTACACCAGCAGCCCAATATGGCTGTTGATACACACGTATTCCGCGTATCAGCCCGTATCGGTCTTACCACCAATGCAACTACTCCCCTGCAGACGGAAAAACAACTGCTTAAATATATTCCGAAGGAAAAAGTGCATATCGCCCATCACTGGCTGATACTGCATGGACGATACATCTGTGTTGCCCGCTCTCCGAAATGTGAAGAATGTGGTCTCCGGCCGGTATGCAAATACTACCAGTCACTTATCCGCAGCAACTAA
- a CDS encoding FtsB family cell division protein has protein sequence MRNKYFVSAAAFFVWLVFLDSKNFISQYELQSEVNKLEAQKSFFQEEISKTRKEQEELLSSPEKLEKFAREKYLMKKDNEDLFIITEKN, from the coding sequence ATGCGAAACAAATACTTTGTTTCTGCCGCTGCGTTCTTTGTATGGCTGGTATTTCTGGATAGCAAGAACTTTATTTCCCAGTACGAACTGCAGTCAGAAGTCAATAAGCTGGAAGCCCAGAAATCCTTCTTCCAGGAGGAGATCAGCAAAACAAGGAAAGAACAGGAGGAACTACTATCCAGTCCGGAAAAACTGGAAAAATTCGCACGTGAAAAATACCTGATGAAGAAAGATAATGAGGACCTGTTCATTATCACGGAGAAAAACTAG